One stretch of Nitrosococcus watsonii C-113 DNA includes these proteins:
- a CDS encoding CPXCG motif-containing cysteine-rich protein, which produces MTEPVTVLCPYCGASFETMADCSAGNQTYYEDCTLCCHPILFHLKVDENGKLLHLETLRDDE; this is translated from the coding sequence ATGACTGAACCAGTAACCGTTCTTTGCCCCTACTGTGGGGCCAGCTTTGAAACCATGGCAGACTGTTCAGCTGGCAATCAAACTTACTATGAGGATTGTACCCTTTGCTGTCACCCTATCCTCTTCCACCTTAAGGTTGACGAGAATGGAAAATTACTACATCTAGAAACCTTGCGGGATGATGAATAA
- the purN gene encoding phosphoribosylglycinamide formyltransferase, whose amino-acid sequence MISTQRLPIVVLISGRGSNLQAILDQSQTGQLPVEIRAVISNNSQAQGLERAHRAGIETQVLDHRHYPSREAFDEALMKIIDGYTPKLVVLAGFMRILTSKFVRHYQGHLINIHPSLLPNFPGLDTHHRVLLAGMREHGASVHFVTDKVDGGPIILQARISVYPEDTAETLAARVLQEEHRIYPKAIRAFAEEKIRLEGEQIIWIKPLEA is encoded by the coding sequence GTGATCTCTACCCAACGCTTACCCATAGTGGTTCTCATTTCGGGGCGGGGCAGCAACCTCCAAGCTATTCTCGATCAATCTCAAACTGGACAATTACCCGTAGAAATCCGCGCCGTTATCAGTAATAACTCCCAAGCGCAGGGTCTCGAACGGGCCCATCGCGCAGGGATCGAAACCCAAGTTCTTGATCATCGCCATTATCCTAGCCGGGAAGCCTTTGACGAGGCACTAATGAAGATAATTGACGGTTACACACCCAAATTAGTGGTGCTCGCTGGCTTTATGCGCATCTTAACCAGTAAGTTTGTCCGTCATTATCAGGGACATCTGATCAACATTCACCCGTCCCTTTTGCCGAATTTTCCTGGCCTGGATACCCACCATCGCGTACTCCTGGCGGGCATGAGGGAACATGGCGCTAGCGTCCATTTTGTCACCGATAAAGTCGATGGAGGCCCCATTATCTTACAGGCCCGAATTTCAGTCTATCCTGAAGATACCGCCGAAACCTTAGCTGCACGGGTCTTACAAGAAGAGCATCGAATTTACCCTAAGGCGATACGGGCCTTTGCGGAGGAAAAAATACGCCTTGAAGGTGAACAAATTATTTGGATTAAGCCTTTGGAAGCGTAA
- a CDS encoding DUF1194 domain-containing protein encodes MSYKNKKAGRLMVMAAAAILTPGLASAIPVDLELSLVIDVSGSVNTSEYNLQMDGYANAFRDSSIQNNILGGSEGSIAVNTIFFSSSAFTTILDDFVLLDSNTTINDYAQQLDDFTRPGSGSTDIQDGMNKALTLLTGDNGFESSNLLMDVSGDGISSISATESARDAAAAAGITVNGLPIGDQGITDFYTDHVITSNGLITAAADFDNFSQAIRQKLQIETGGPTTVSEPTTLVLFGAGLLGLVGYRRCYRNV; translated from the coding sequence ATGAGCTATAAAAATAAAAAAGCCGGTAGACTAATGGTCATGGCTGCCGCTGCGATACTTACCCCCGGTTTGGCGTCTGCTATACCTGTTGATCTTGAGCTGTCGCTGGTGATTGATGTTTCGGGAAGCGTCAATACAAGCGAATACAATTTGCAAATGGATGGTTATGCCAACGCCTTTCGCGATTCAAGTATACAGAATAATATTTTAGGAGGGTCGGAAGGAAGCATCGCGGTGAATACTATATTTTTCTCAAGCAGCGCATTTACAACAATCCTTGACGATTTCGTATTGCTCGATAGCAATACCACAATTAACGATTATGCTCAGCAGCTAGATGATTTTACCCGCCCCGGCTCTGGCAGCACAGACATCCAAGATGGAATGAATAAAGCGCTTACTCTGTTGACAGGCGACAATGGCTTTGAGAGTTCGAACCTTCTTATGGACGTTTCCGGTGACGGTATCTCTAGCATTTCGGCTACGGAAAGTGCCCGGGATGCCGCCGCAGCGGCTGGCATTACCGTCAATGGTCTTCCCATCGGAGATCAGGGTATCACTGATTTTTACACAGACCATGTAATCACATCCAACGGACTCATCACAGCCGCAGCTGACTTCGACAACTTTAGTCAGGCTATTCGACAGAAGTTGCAGATTGAAACCGGTGGTCCTACCACTGTATCAGAGCCGACAACCCTCGTGCTTTTCGGCGCTGGCTTGCTGGGTTTGGTCGGTTACCGCCGGTGCTATAGAAACGTTTAG
- the rsxC gene encoding electron transport complex subunit RsxC: protein MKTHRLWSFSGGLKLPSHKSPSAQIPIVQAALPKRLVLPLQQHIGEPAEPVVNRGDQVLKGQVIATAQGYLSAPVHASSSGQVVALENRPIPHPSGLSAPCIVIETDGKDAWSERHPVENYQQLDPSHLRNLIRRAGIVGLGGAGFPAFIKLNPGPHPKVKTLILNGAECEPYITCDEALMRERAEEIIQGAAIMAHALNVHHCLIGIEDDKPEAYTTLAAAATEGIEAISIPTCYPAGGEKQLIKVLTGQEVPSNGLPIDIGVVCHNVGTAAAVYRAIHRGEPLLSRIVTVTGKAVARPGNLEVLLGTPIRHLLALQDTDIQGIDRLIMGGPMMGFTLHDEEAPVIKTTNCLLAGLYENTHHPPAMPCIRCGACVEACPVGLLPQQLYWHTRAKELDKTQDYHLFDCIECGCCAYVCPSHIPLVQYYRYAKSEIWTQEQAREKADLARQRHEFRQQRLTREQQQKAARQQARKAPVTPSASKAEKQAAIQAAVERSQAKRAAQKTAEDEPSSSP, encoded by the coding sequence ATGAAAACCCACCGGCTATGGTCGTTCTCCGGTGGCCTGAAGCTTCCCAGCCATAAGAGTCCCTCCGCGCAAATACCCATCGTGCAGGCCGCCCTGCCAAAACGACTGGTATTGCCTCTGCAACAGCACATTGGTGAACCGGCGGAACCCGTGGTTAATAGGGGCGATCAGGTACTGAAGGGGCAAGTGATTGCCACGGCCCAAGGCTATCTCAGCGCTCCGGTGCATGCTTCCAGCTCCGGTCAGGTAGTGGCGTTAGAGAACCGGCCAATTCCCCATCCTTCCGGTCTCAGCGCCCCTTGTATCGTCATCGAAACCGATGGCAAGGACGCCTGGAGTGAGCGCCATCCGGTGGAAAATTATCAACAGCTCGATCCTAGCCATTTGCGCAACCTGATTCGCCGGGCAGGCATTGTGGGACTGGGGGGCGCGGGTTTTCCCGCCTTTATCAAGCTCAACCCCGGTCCCCACCCCAAGGTCAAGACATTAATTCTCAACGGCGCCGAATGTGAGCCTTATATCACCTGCGATGAAGCGCTTATGAGAGAGCGGGCCGAGGAGATTATCCAGGGGGCCGCCATCATGGCCCATGCCCTTAACGTCCATCATTGCTTGATTGGCATTGAGGATGATAAACCTGAAGCCTATACGACTCTTGCCGCCGCCGCGACCGAGGGGATCGAGGCGATATCAATTCCAACCTGCTACCCGGCGGGAGGCGAGAAACAGCTCATTAAGGTTTTGACTGGCCAGGAAGTCCCGAGCAACGGCCTGCCTATTGATATCGGCGTCGTTTGCCACAACGTAGGCACCGCGGCGGCAGTTTACCGGGCCATCCACCGAGGCGAACCCCTCCTCTCCCGGATCGTGACCGTGACCGGCAAGGCCGTGGCCCGCCCTGGTAATTTAGAAGTTTTGCTGGGCACGCCCATCCGCCATCTATTGGCGCTGCAGGATACGGATATCCAAGGCATTGACCGCCTGATCATGGGCGGTCCCATGATGGGCTTTACGCTCCATGACGAGGAGGCACCCGTCATCAAAACCACCAACTGCCTGTTGGCGGGACTTTATGAAAACACTCACCATCCCCCGGCAATGCCTTGTATTCGCTGCGGCGCTTGCGTGGAAGCCTGTCCCGTGGGGCTACTTCCGCAACAACTCTATTGGCACACCCGGGCCAAAGAGCTGGATAAAACTCAAGACTACCATCTTTTTGATTGCATTGAATGCGGTTGCTGCGCCTACGTCTGTCCTAGCCATATTCCCTTGGTCCAGTATTACCGTTATGCCAAAAGCGAGATCTGGACCCAGGAGCAGGCGCGGGAAAAGGCTGACTTGGCCCGCCAGCGCCATGAATTCCGGCAGCAACGGCTAACACGGGAGCAGCAACAAAAAGCGGCTCGGCAACAAGCCAGAAAGGCTCCCGTCACGCCCTCGGCCAGCAAGGCGGAGAAGCAAGCCGCCATTCAAGCGGCGGTAGAACGATCCCAGGCTAAGCGCGCCGCCCAAAAAACGGCGGAAGACGAGCCATCTTCTTCGCCATAG
- the rsxD gene encoding electron transport complex subunit RsxD, with product MQFSLFSSPHLHQKSGVSQLMFQVILALLPGIAAYSWYFGYGVLINIALAVTTALTTEALILRIRRQPVGLFLTDGSAVVTAVLLALCLPPLAPWWVPVIGAAFALIFAKHLYGGLGYNPFNPAMVGYVMLLISFPKEMTAWLPARELASHTVGLQESLELVFTGATAVQGMAVDALSGATPLDYAKTQLGLGQPMMEILTQPLFGIVGGQGWEWINTGFLLGGLWLLYKRVISWHIPLAMLGSLLILALCFQWLNPAGYPSALFHLASGGALLGAFFIATDPVTAAATPRGRLFYGAGIGCLTYIIRTWGGYPDGVAFAVLLMNMAVPLIDYYTPPRVFGHNRH from the coding sequence ATGCAATTTTCGCTTTTTAGCTCGCCCCATCTCCACCAGAAAAGCGGCGTCTCCCAGCTTATGTTCCAGGTCATTCTGGCCTTGCTGCCAGGCATCGCCGCCTATAGCTGGTATTTTGGTTACGGCGTGCTCATCAACATTGCTCTTGCTGTCACCACCGCCTTGACTACCGAGGCCCTTATATTAAGAATCCGGCGGCAACCCGTGGGCCTTTTTTTGACTGACGGCAGCGCAGTGGTGACGGCCGTGCTGCTGGCCCTCTGCCTCCCCCCCCTTGCGCCCTGGTGGGTGCCTGTTATTGGCGCTGCTTTCGCTCTTATTTTCGCCAAACATCTGTATGGAGGGCTGGGCTATAATCCCTTCAATCCCGCCATGGTAGGCTACGTCATGCTGCTGATCTCCTTTCCCAAGGAAATGACCGCCTGGCTACCGGCGCGGGAGCTGGCAAGCCACACGGTAGGACTACAGGAAAGCTTGGAATTAGTCTTTACTGGCGCCACCGCCGTCCAAGGAATGGCGGTTGACGCCCTCTCCGGGGCCACCCCCCTGGATTACGCCAAAACTCAGCTAGGGCTCGGCCAACCCATGATGGAAATCCTCACCCAACCCTTGTTTGGCATCGTAGGAGGCCAGGGCTGGGAGTGGATCAATACCGGCTTTCTCCTCGGGGGCCTTTGGCTGCTCTACAAGCGAGTGATTAGCTGGCATATTCCCCTTGCCATGCTGGGCAGCTTGCTAATCCTGGCCCTATGCTTCCAATGGCTGAATCCTGCCGGCTATCCCTCTGCCCTGTTCCACCTGGCCAGTGGCGGCGCTTTGCTGGGCGCTTTTTTCATCGCCACCGATCCGGTCACCGCCGCGGCTACTCCCAGAGGCCGTTTGTTTTATGGGGCGGGAATCGGCTGCCTGACCTATATCATTCGCACTTGGGGCGGTTACCCGGATGGAGTCGCCTTTGCAGTGCTGCTGATGAATATGGCCGTTCCCCTGATTGATTATTACACTCCGCCCCGGGTCTTTGGCCATAATCGGCATTAA
- the rsxB gene encoding electron transport complex subunit RsxB: MLVAILALSALAALFGLLLGYANLRFKVDGDPVVEQIDALLPQTQCGQCGYPGCRPYAQAIAADEADINRCPPGGEATILALADLLGQAPKPLDPARQEKLKALAVIDENRCIGCTLCIQACPVDAILGAPKQLHTVITAECTGCELCVAPCPVDCIEMVPVAPEPGTWKWPFPETTHPPLPIAAQKQREGIDQPSLPETICFQEERSL, translated from the coding sequence ATGCTGGTTGCAATTTTGGCGCTGTCCGCCTTAGCGGCATTGTTTGGCCTTCTGTTGGGGTACGCCAACTTGCGCTTTAAAGTAGACGGCGATCCAGTAGTAGAGCAAATTGATGCGCTCCTGCCCCAAACCCAGTGCGGTCAGTGTGGTTACCCTGGCTGCCGTCCCTACGCCCAAGCCATTGCCGCCGATGAAGCGGATATCAACCGCTGCCCGCCAGGAGGAGAAGCCACCATCCTTGCCCTAGCGGATCTGCTAGGACAAGCGCCCAAGCCTCTAGACCCAGCGCGGCAGGAAAAACTCAAAGCCCTAGCAGTCATTGATGAGAACCGCTGTATTGGCTGCACGCTTTGTATTCAGGCCTGCCCGGTAGACGCCATTCTGGGCGCGCCCAAGCAACTTCATACCGTCATTACGGCGGAATGCACCGGCTGTGAACTGTGTGTCGCTCCCTGCCCCGTGGATTGCATTGAGATGGTTCCCGTTGCTCCTGAACCAGGGACCTGGAAATGGCCCTTTCCTGAAACTACCCACCCCCCATTGCCTATTGCTGCCCAAAAACAAAGAGAAGGAATTGATCAACCATCCCTGCCAGAAACCATTTGCTTTCAGGAAGAACGGTCTTTATGA
- a CDS encoding TIGR04283 family arsenosugar biosynthesis glycosyltransferase, translating into MLPNYSSIVRISIIIPTLNEAREIIETLQPLQPLRTKGHEVIIVDGGSSDQTVSLARPLVDYILVTQQSRGAQMNAGAKVAKGKLLLFLHADSRLPSDFESAICTGFSISQRKWGYFNVRLSGPSIWFRLIEWSMNRRSRLTGIATGDQALFMQRGVFETAGGFPEIPLMEDVELSRRLKRFSWPLCLGLSVVSSSRYWEKRGIVRTILLMWALRLAYFSGVKPERLVQIYYRTKA; encoded by the coding sequence ATGTTACCTAATTATAGTTCAATAGTGCGGATATCCATTATTATTCCTACCCTTAACGAGGCAAGGGAGATTATCGAGACACTCCAGCCGTTACAGCCGCTACGAACAAAAGGGCATGAGGTTATTATCGTGGATGGTGGGAGTTCTGATCAGACCGTCTCTTTAGCCCGGCCGTTGGTTGATTATATCCTGGTAACCCAACAAAGTCGCGGTGCCCAAATGAATGCTGGAGCTAAAGTAGCCAAGGGTAAGTTATTGCTTTTTCTTCATGCTGACAGCCGTTTGCCAAGCGATTTTGAGAGCGCGATATGCACTGGATTTTCAATAAGTCAGCGCAAGTGGGGGTATTTTAATGTGCGACTTTCTGGCCCCTCAATCTGGTTTCGGCTTATTGAATGGAGCATGAACAGGCGCTCGCGCTTGACTGGAATTGCTACGGGCGATCAGGCGCTATTTATGCAGCGGGGCGTCTTTGAGACGGCCGGAGGATTCCCCGAGATCCCATTGATGGAAGATGTTGAGTTGAGTCGGCGTTTAAAACGTTTTAGCTGGCCGCTGTGTTTAGGCTTATCCGTGGTAAGCTCTAGCCGTTACTGGGAAAAGCGGGGTATCGTACGTACAATACTACTGATGTGGGCTTTGCGGCTGGCCTATTTTTCGGGAGTAAAGCCAGAACGCCTAGTGCAAATTTACTATCGGACTAAAGCATAG
- a CDS encoding TIGR04282 family arsenosugar biosynthesis glycosyltransferase yields the protein MEFPDVRLLVFAKAPVPGRAKTRLIPALGARRAALLQWRLAEHTLAMATEAKLCPVDLWCDPDTRHPFFIHCQRKFGVPLQSQRGADLGRRMYGALTVALRQAKGAVLIGTDCPGLNSEDLHGAFAALAAGAEVVLVPAEDGGYVLIGVRCCSWRLFSGICWGSDQVLQQTRTRLQMLNWQGKELGPRWDVDRPDDLKRIEQVYPDLLAI from the coding sequence ATGGAATTCCCTGATGTTCGGCTGCTGGTTTTTGCGAAAGCGCCTGTTCCAGGGCGAGCTAAAACCCGCTTGATTCCGGCTCTTGGAGCCCGCCGTGCCGCATTGCTGCAATGGCGGCTTGCTGAGCATACCTTGGCAATGGCAACCGAGGCTAAGCTTTGCCCCGTGGATTTGTGGTGTGATCCAGATACCCGCCACCCTTTTTTTATTCACTGTCAACGCAAATTTGGAGTACCTTTACAAAGCCAGCGAGGGGCAGATCTTGGCAGACGAATGTATGGAGCCTTGACGGTTGCTTTACGGCAGGCGAAGGGTGCTGTGCTTATCGGTACGGATTGCCCCGGGTTAAATAGCGAAGATCTGCATGGGGCTTTCGCTGCCCTAGCCGCGGGTGCTGAGGTGGTTTTAGTGCCCGCTGAGGACGGTGGTTATGTCCTTATCGGAGTACGCTGCTGTAGCTGGCGGTTATTTTCTGGGATATGCTGGGGAAGCGATCAGGTGCTGCAGCAAACGCGTACCCGCTTGCAAATGCTCAATTGGCAGGGGAAAGAATTAGGGCCGCGATGGGATGTGGATCGTCCTGACGATCTGAAAAGGATAGAACAAGTATACCCTGATCTCCTAGCTATATAA
- the yajC gene encoding preprotein translocase subunit YajC, producing the protein MNFFIADAWAQSSPPPGAPGDFWVPLLIFSTIFLVYYLLAIRPRLKRHKERLRMLASVNKGDEIITNGGLLGRVLQVGDNFLLLELSEGMEVKVEKSAVSRVVPKGTAKSL; encoded by the coding sequence GTGAATTTTTTTATTGCTGATGCTTGGGCCCAGAGTAGCCCGCCGCCAGGAGCGCCTGGAGATTTTTGGGTACCCTTGCTTATATTTTCCACCATTTTCCTCGTTTATTATTTACTTGCAATCCGGCCACGGTTAAAGCGTCATAAAGAACGACTTCGTATGCTGGCATCCGTGAATAAAGGCGATGAGATCATCACTAACGGGGGCTTATTAGGGCGTGTTCTCCAGGTAGGCGATAATTTTCTACTGCTGGAATTATCGGAAGGAATGGAAGTTAAAGTTGAAAAAAGCGCGGTATCTAGAGTGGTCCCCAAGGGAACGGCAAAGAGTTTATAG
- the dcd gene encoding dCTP deaminase: MSIKSDKWIRHMAREHGIIEPFEPRQIREANNARIISYGTSSYGYDIRCSNEFKIFTNINSAIVDPKNFDASSFVDVQSDVCIIPPNSFALARTVEYFRIPRSVLTICLGKSTYARCGIIVNITPLEPEWEGYVTLEFSNTTPLPAKVYANEGVAQVVFFESDELCETSYRDRGGKYQGQIGVTLPKA, from the coding sequence ATGAGTATTAAATCCGATAAATGGATTCGTCATATGGCGCGAGAACACGGCATAATAGAGCCCTTCGAGCCGCGCCAGATCCGGGAAGCTAATAATGCGCGCATTATTTCTTATGGTACCTCAAGCTATGGTTATGATATTCGGTGCTCTAATGAGTTTAAGATTTTTACCAATATCAACTCGGCTATTGTAGATCCTAAGAATTTCGACGCTAGTAGTTTTGTGGATGTGCAATCCGATGTTTGCATTATTCCCCCTAATTCTTTTGCGTTAGCCCGAACGGTTGAGTACTTCCGAATTCCCCGTAGCGTTCTTACCATTTGCTTGGGGAAATCGACTTATGCCCGTTGCGGGATTATTGTTAACATTACCCCCTTGGAGCCAGAATGGGAGGGATACGTGACCCTGGAATTTTCCAATACAACCCCTCTGCCGGCTAAAGTTTATGCTAACGAAGGGGTCGCTCAGGTGGTATTTTTCGAGTCGGATGAGCTTTGCGAAACTTCGTACCGGGATCGTGGCGGCAAATATCAGGGCCAAATTGGCGTTACGCTTCCAAAGGCTTAA
- the purM gene encoding phosphoribosylformylglycinamidine cyclo-ligase, with product MSKKKLPPSSHSPLSYRAAGVDIEAGNQLIQRIKPAANRTTRPGVLTGLGGFGSLFELPIHRYQHPILVAGTDGVGTKLKLAIQLNRHDSIGIDLVAMCANDIIVQGAEPLFFLDYYATGRLDVDTAAEIIEGIAYGCELAGAALVGGETAEMPGIYQAGDYDLAGFCVGVVEKERLIDGSQVQAGDHLIGIASSGPHANGYSLIRKILERSRCPLNTPLAGQTLGDVLLTPTRIYVKPLLQLLEIIEIHALAHITGGGLPENLPRVLPPTVSAEIDASRWPRPPIFDWLQKEGNLSEQELYRTFNCGIGMVACVDEADAGQALEFLKDRGESAWLIGRIIPQVRDGQRVIFNTERPL from the coding sequence ATGAGTAAAAAGAAACTGCCTCCCTCTTCCCATTCGCCTTTAAGCTACCGCGCCGCTGGCGTTGATATCGAGGCCGGTAATCAACTTATCCAGCGGATAAAGCCCGCTGCGAATCGAACCACCCGCCCTGGCGTATTAACTGGACTAGGAGGATTCGGCAGCTTATTCGAACTCCCCATCCATCGTTATCAGCATCCCATACTGGTGGCAGGCACCGATGGCGTAGGCACAAAGCTCAAACTTGCTATTCAGCTCAATCGTCACGATAGCATTGGGATCGATCTGGTCGCTATGTGCGCCAACGACATTATCGTCCAGGGAGCCGAACCATTATTTTTTCTGGATTACTATGCTACAGGCCGATTAGACGTTGATACCGCCGCTGAAATCATCGAAGGCATTGCCTATGGCTGCGAATTAGCCGGGGCAGCGCTAGTAGGGGGAGAGACGGCGGAGATGCCAGGAATATACCAAGCAGGCGACTATGACCTAGCCGGTTTTTGTGTCGGGGTCGTAGAAAAGGAACGTCTTATTGATGGAAGTCAAGTGCAGGCTGGCGATCATCTTATTGGAATCGCCTCTTCCGGGCCTCATGCCAACGGTTATTCCCTGATCCGCAAAATTCTGGAACGCAGCCGCTGCCCATTGAATACCCCCTTGGCGGGCCAAACCCTAGGCGATGTCTTGTTGACCCCTACCCGTATCTATGTCAAGCCTCTGCTACAGCTGTTGGAAATTATTGAGATACATGCCTTAGCCCATATCACTGGGGGCGGGTTGCCAGAAAATCTACCCCGAGTGCTCCCCCCAACGGTTAGTGCTGAAATCGATGCGTCCCGCTGGCCACGCCCGCCTATTTTCGATTGGCTGCAAAAAGAAGGTAATCTCTCTGAGCAGGAACTCTATCGTACTTTTAATTGCGGAATTGGCATGGTGGCCTGCGTAGATGAAGCAGATGCCGGACAGGCCCTGGAATTTTTAAAAGACAGGGGCGAGTCCGCCTGGTTGATAGGGCGAATTATTCCTCAAGTAAGGGATGGGCAAAGGGTCATCTTTAACACAGAGCGCCCCTTGTGA
- a CDS encoding SLC13 family permease, producing the protein MSAEAWLTLGIIALILGLLIFTRKPPDVIVAGGVTLLLLSGVLTPEEALAGLSNPAMAAVGVLFIVAAGLRETGSIDWLAHHLLGNGRSLVRLQTRIMVPTVAVSAFMNNTPVVAMLIPAISDFARRHRLATSKLMIPLSYAAILGGTCTLIGTSTNLVVNSLLIEQTGRAELGLFTIAWVGLPVAIMGIIYVLLLGHWLLPDRKPVFSHWNDPREYTLEMLLQPNSPLVERTIEDAGLRNLPGIYLVEINRQNQIIPAVRPNEKLQPHDRLVFVGVIDTVKDLQKIRGLMPATDQVFKLDSPRAERCLIEAVVSNTCRLIGTTIRAGQFRSVYNAVVIAAARNGERIRGKIGDIILQPGDTLLLETRPSFLEQQRNSRDFFLVSEVADSSPPRHDRAWIALIILVLMVIAVTLQWLSLLEAALTAAGLMLVTGCLQIATARRSVDWQVLMVIAASLALGQALQNTGAAAHIAHIVLKLIGDNPWGVLAAVHFLTALMTELITNNAAAVLMFPIALAAADSLGVNFTPFAISIMVAASASFATPIGYQTNLMVYGPGGYHFTDYLRIGLPLNFLVWSMTVFIAPQIWPF; encoded by the coding sequence ATGAGTGCTGAAGCATGGCTGACACTAGGCATTATCGCCCTTATCCTGGGGCTATTAATCTTCACCCGCAAACCGCCTGACGTTATTGTGGCCGGTGGAGTCACTTTGCTATTACTCAGTGGCGTGCTTACCCCGGAAGAGGCATTAGCCGGTCTATCCAATCCTGCAATGGCGGCGGTAGGGGTATTATTTATCGTCGCCGCGGGCCTGCGTGAAACCGGTAGTATCGATTGGCTGGCCCATCACCTCTTGGGCAATGGACGTTCGCTAGTTCGGCTGCAAACTAGGATTATGGTGCCCACCGTTGCCGTAAGCGCTTTTATGAACAATACCCCCGTGGTAGCCATGCTTATCCCAGCCATCAGCGATTTTGCTCGCCGCCATCGTCTCGCTACCTCAAAGCTGATGATTCCCCTCAGTTATGCAGCCATTTTAGGAGGAACCTGCACCCTCATTGGCACCAGTACTAATTTAGTCGTTAATAGCCTGTTAATCGAGCAAACGGGGCGGGCAGAACTAGGCTTGTTTACAATTGCCTGGGTGGGACTGCCCGTTGCAATAATGGGAATTATTTATGTACTCCTATTGGGACATTGGCTACTCCCCGATAGGAAACCCGTCTTCAGTCACTGGAACGATCCGCGAGAATATACCCTAGAAATGCTGCTCCAGCCTAATAGCCCCCTCGTGGAACGGACTATTGAGGACGCGGGACTACGTAATCTGCCAGGTATATACCTAGTCGAAATTAACCGTCAAAATCAGATAATCCCAGCGGTACGACCCAACGAGAAGCTCCAACCCCATGATCGCTTAGTCTTTGTGGGTGTCATTGATACTGTTAAGGATTTACAAAAGATTCGCGGGTTAATGCCCGCAACCGACCAGGTCTTCAAACTCGATTCACCTCGTGCCGAACGCTGCCTAATTGAGGCGGTAGTGTCCAATACCTGCCGCTTGATTGGAACCACTATCCGCGCAGGCCAATTCCGCAGTGTCTATAATGCAGTGGTGATTGCCGCGGCTCGTAATGGGGAAAGAATAAGAGGCAAGATTGGCGATATTATTCTCCAGCCGGGGGATACACTGCTTCTAGAAACCCGCCCTTCCTTTTTAGAGCAGCAACGTAACTCACGGGATTTTTTCCTAGTCAGTGAAGTTGCCGACTCCAGCCCGCCCCGCCATGACCGGGCCTGGATAGCCCTTATTATCCTGGTACTTATGGTAATAGCCGTTACTTTACAATGGCTTAGCTTACTAGAGGCCGCCCTTACCGCCGCCGGACTCATGCTTGTAACGGGCTGCCTTCAAATCGCAACCGCACGCCGCAGCGTGGATTGGCAGGTGCTGATGGTCATCGCAGCTTCCCTTGCCCTTGGCCAAGCCTTGCAAAATACCGGCGCCGCTGCGCATATTGCCCATATCGTACTAAAGCTTATTGGCGATAACCCCTGGGGAGTGCTTGCCGCAGTGCATTTTCTCACCGCCCTCATGACGGAGCTCATCACCAACAATGCCGCTGCCGTACTCATGTTCCCTATTGCTCTGGCAGCTGCCGATAGCCTCGGCGTTAATTTTACGCCCTTTGCTATTTCCATCATGGTCGCTGCCTCGGCCAGCTTTGCAACCCCCATAGGCTATCAAACTAATTTAATGGTGTATGGCCCTGGCGGCTATCATTTTACCGATTATCTTCGTATCGGCCTCCCTCTTAATTTTTTAGTATGGAGTATGACTGTTTTTATCGCTCCCCAAATATGGCCGTTTTAA